The Methanobrevibacter millerae genome includes the window AGCATTGATGGGTTCTCCTAGAAAACATGGAAATACTGACAGATTATTGGATGAGATGATTAATGGAGCTATTGATAACGGTCATGATGTTGTAAAATACTGTGTTGGAGATTTGGATGTTCATCCCTGCAAAGGATGTGGTGCTTGCACTTTAGGAAATGACTGTGTATTTAAAGATGATGGATTTGAAATCACACACCAAATTGCAGATGCAGAAGGATTAATTGTATCCACACCAATATATTTTGGTCAAATGACTGGTGATTTGAAAGTTCTGCTGGATAGGATGTTTGGAATAACCAATAATCCATTAATTCATACTTCAGGTAATGTTGCATTAATCTTTACTCATTTGGGTCCTGAAGGATATTATGACCCATATATTGAACTTACAAAAATACAG containing:
- a CDS encoding flavodoxin family protein translates to MNIVALMGSPRKHGNTDRLLDEMINGAIDNGHDVVKYCVGDLDVHPCKGCGACTLGNDCVFKDDGFEITHQIADAEGLIVSTPIYFGQMTGDLKVLLDRMFGITNNPLIHTSGNVALIFTHLGPEGYYDPYIELTKIQPFQMNMHYKIVDVLDVGDLGDVQMQPDKLKEAYEIGKKF